TAACAATCTTTTTCGTTAGCATTAACCAATTCACGGCTAACCTCCCGCCAAAGCAATAAATCCAATTCAGGGAAGCTCGCATCTCCAGATGGGCTTGCATGAACCTGAGTATAATATAGACGGGTAGCATGAGGCATAAAGGCTTTATAAATCTCAGCACCACCAATAATCATAATTTCAGTCGCATTGGCGGCCTGTGCTTCCCTCGAGCCTAGCTCAAGCGCATCTTCCACACTCTTCACCACAAAAGCGCCATCAGCAGAAAACCCCTGATTACGAGATAAAATAATATTGGCACGGCCATCCAAGGGCTTGCCGATAGAAAGAAAGGTCTTACGCCCCATCACAATTGGCTTGCCCATAGTTAGCTTACGAAACCGCTTCAAATCAGAAGGAAGGCGCCACGGCAAATCATTACCATTCCCAATAATACCATTTTCTGCAACCGCGACAACAAATGAAATATGCATTCACGAAGCCTCCATGAGATAAATAAAAAGAAACAATGAGCAATTAAACTGCTATTGGCGCCTTAATCGTCGGCTCAGCGGCATACCCAACAAGTTCAAAATCTTTATATACAAATGCAAATAGATCCCTCACATCAGGGTTTATTTTCATAGTAGGCAATGATTTTGGTATTCGGCTCAGTTGTAACTCTGTTTGCTCAAGATGGTTTAGGTACAAAT
The sequence above is a segment of the Hyphomicrobiales bacterium 4NK60-0047b genome. Coding sequences within it:
- a CDS encoding dihydrofolate reductase, yielding MHISFVVAVAENGIIGNGNDLPWRLPSDLKRFRKLTMGKPIVMGRKTFLSIGKPLDGRANIILSRNQGFSADGAFVVKSVEDALELGSREAQAANATEIMIIGGAEIYKAFMPHATRLYYTQVHASPSGDASFPELDLLLWREVSRELVNANEKDCYDFSNIFYEKNASNT